The stretch of DNA CGAAAACAAAATGCTCATGGGCGAGATCGACCGGGAGGAGTTCGAGAGGGAGTATCTGATCCCCAACAACCGGGCGCGGGCCGAATCGCTTTTCGTCAAGAGCGAGAAAGATTTCTACGAGCCGCGTCACGCCGAGGAGGTGGAGAAGGGGCTGATCACGGTCCTCAACTCCACGCCGAATCACTTCGGCGCCTATTTCCGGCTCGCCGAGTACTACGCGCGCCGCGGTGAGACGGAGCGGGAGAAGCGGGTGATCGAGAGGGCTCTCGTCCAGTTCGCGCGCCGCCCGGAGATCCTCGCGCTGACGGAGGAGTATCTGCGGCGGACCGGCGGCGGGGAGAAGGTGCGCGCCTACGGGGACCTCCTGCGCGGAGAAGGGTCCGGGGCCGCGGAGGATCCGTAGGGGAAGAGGCTCTCCGCGCAAGGCCGGTTCTCATCATCCTCCGGATCGAGGACGGAGAATCGGGAGGGGAGAGGCCCGGCCGAGGGTTCGCCTCTTTCGAAAACGAGACGGAAGAGTTCTTCCCGGGTCGCCTCCCGGTAGTCCTCGAACGCGCGGCGGAGCTGCCTGTAAAAAGCGGTCTGCGTTCTGTGCCTCCGGATCGCCTCGATTTTTCTATCCATCGCCTCGTCGGAGACGCGGATCACCGCCTCGCGCTCATGGTCGCGAATCGGGAGGATCGGTTTTTTCCGGTGGAGAGAGAGGCGGGCCGCCGCCGTGGCGGAGATCCCGTACTCATAGATCCGTGCGGGTCCCTCCGCCCCCGCGCGAAGATAGGCGATCCGTGTGAAAAGGGTCACCGCGCGGTGGTCCGCGTGTCCGGAGATCCCCTTTTCGTCAAAAGTTATAAGGACTTGCGGGCGTGTTCTCATGATTTCGTCGAGCACTTCCCGCGCTCCGGCCTCCCTGCCGATTCCCTCCACCGCCCCGTCCGGCGCCCCGACGATCCTGTGTCCCGCGACGCCGAGGGCGCGGCAAGCCGCGGCGAGTTCCTCTTCCCGGCGGCACGCCAGCTCCTCCCGAGTGAAGCGGCGACTGCTCCCGAGAGAGCCCGCTTCTCCGCGCGTGAAGGTGAGGATATGGACCGGATACCC from Candidatus Eisenbacteria bacterium encodes:
- a CDS encoding PIG-L family deacetylase: MNNKPAILGVFAHPDDECYGPGGTLARYALEGYPVHILTFTRGEAGSLGSSRRFTREELACRREEELAAACRALGVAGHRIVGAPDGAVEGIGREAGAREVLDEIMRTRPQVLITFDEKGISGHADHRAVTLFTRIAYLRAGAEGPARIYEYGISATAAARLSLHRKKPILPIRDHEREAVIRVSDEAMDRKIEAIRRHRTQTAFYRQLRRAFEDYREATREELFRLVFERGEPSAGPLPSRFSVLDPEDDENRPCAESLFPYGSSAAPDPSPRRRSP